Below is a genomic region from Brassica oleracea var. oleracea cultivar TO1000 unplaced genomic scaffold, BOL UnpScaffold00883, whole genome shotgun sequence.
cggaattccgtcggtatattccgaggaaattccgaggaaccccaattgtgtgtttccttggaatttcctcggaaattcctcggtatattccggggatttcattttccgtcggaatgtccgtcagaataccgctgttttcttgtagtggtatcgCATTACCCGGATCAGAGAGACAATCCCATGTTTGCGTCTTTATGTCGAACACCTCGGCCCatggttcatcatcatctccgCATCCTCCCATGACATATATTTTTCCATCGTAGAAACATGTGAGAGAATCGTTCCGGGCTACGATCATGCTAGGTGCATCAAGCCATGTGTGAGTACGACAATCAAGGATTCTTATGGCGGATGAGGGACATGACGGTTCGGTCTTGATTGGTCCACCGATAACGTAAATGTCTGAACCAACAACTACGGTTGATTTTGATATCGAAGGAGAATCAGACGATGGAATTGGAGCCAACGATTTTCCgagtgtcttcttcttctttttcttctcgaGGGCTAGATTAGGGTTAATCCAGCGGGTAAACCATTGGGGAGATTGGTATCTTTCATCGGAGAGACAGACGTAGAGACACTGCTCGGTGCTTCCTATGTGAGATCGAGCTGTGTAGAGCTGCTTGGAAGAGAGGAGTGACCGGAAGCTTTTGGAAATGATTGAGAGTCTCGGGTAGTATGCTCTCGATATCAGGGCTAAGCAACTCACGATGATTTCGTCTGGAAGTAAAGAAAACGATGGAGATGTCGAAGGTGATGGTGACgtctttttcttccttttactCTTCTTCTCCGGTG
It encodes:
- the LOC106320316 gene encoding F-box/kelch-repeat protein At4g19870-like, with protein sequence MNLQVEPPEKKSKRKKKTSPSPSTSPSFSLLPDEIIVSCLALISRAYYPRLSIISKSFRSLLSSKQLYTARSHIGSTEQCLYVCLSDERYQSPQWFTRWINPNLALEKKKKKKTLGKSLAPIPSSDSPSISKSTVVVGSDIYVIGGPIKTEPSCPSSAIRILDCRTHTWLDAPSMIVARNDSLTCFYDGKIYVMGGCGDDDEPWAEVFDIKTQTWDCLSDPGNAIPLQENS